Sequence from the Cololabis saira isolate AMF1-May2022 chromosome 9, fColSai1.1, whole genome shotgun sequence genome:
GTCGAGTGAGAGTAGCAGCATGCGATGCTGCTGCATCATTGCAGGTGGGTCTGCTCTCATCAGCATTTAAATGAGGCCAGGAGGTGCAACGGTAATGCGCAATGATTGTGTGGCATTTTTTTGGACATGATTTCAGGAGTCTGATTAAATTATTCTTTTGAACAGTGAAATAGCGTGGTAACCCTGACAATGTAAGCCTATTTATCGGATCAGCCACAATGTGACGTTACCTGTAATTCCATGAAGGAATCTGCGCTTAGTTAAAGCTTTAATTCAGACACTAACAAGTATTCAGAATAACATAAAATGTCACATCAGTTTCATTTTCTGCAGCACAAATTTGATTCAAGATGTGTTTcatgaattaatttatttaataatacagTTTTGCTCACATTTACAATAcaactgggaaaaaaaatccttgtGAATTCTTAAATGAGGGATAATAAGTTATGGCTTTGTCTTGATTCATGGAATATGAACTGTTACTGAGTAGTGGTTTCTATTAACTCCAAAGGGTATCAGAGTTCAAATATTAATTTAAACATTTCAAGTGtattactgttttatttttttattttgtatttttcaagatttaagaaaacttaaaattTTTGGCAAACATAGTAAGAATTACTCTTGAGAGTTTTACTTCTGACACAACTTTTTTGAAGGTCTCACATCTTAATGAGTCTCTTAAGGCTATGGCGCATTAATTGTTATATgttgaaaaaaggaaggaaaaaaggcagtGATACAAATTTCAAAGCTTAATAAAAAACTTGCCCCCAAcaactaactttttttttaatggtgaaaaatatcttcatttttaatgtagtccctgttttgtttaatactgaagaaaaaaaaaagcaatgttgccgaattttttttatcaaatgtGTTATTGTTAACTTTGAAACAGCTAACTTAGTTGTTCCCTCTCACAAAAATGTCAAGCACTTTTGCATGCTACTGTATAGTAACCATCAGGGTGTCGGTTATCATGGTATGTTTATTAAACTATTATTACTGTTGAAGGAGAGACATTTCCTCCACACAGCTGCACCAAAATAATTTCCTTACGGCTTCAGAGGCAGCATGGCCAGCTGTTTTCCCAAATCATACATCTGATTTCCATCACTATTGCTGATGTTCTCTACTTTTCAGAAACGAGATCTACTACTAAATCTATGGGAAAGTACAGTACATGTTTGTTTACTGAAGGATACTTAAACAGTTTAAACAGATTACTTATTTTCAAAGAATAAATTGTGCTTCTTCAGTGTTGCTGGTAAGTACTGTTGCCTCACGGCTAACAGGTCCTGGTCGAAAATCCCTGCTGCGTCTGGATCTTGTCATGTTTATATGTTAATCGGTGATGACTGGTGTGGAGGTTCGCCTCCTCACTCAGTAGACCTCCACATGGAATAGGACTGAAGCAGGTCTGGAAAATGACTGAATTTGGCCTCTCAAATATATCCTGACACTTGTGAGTCTGGTAAATATTACCCATATGACTTAAGGGATGGCTACATCCCtagattttctttctttgaaaaaaaaaaaaaaaattagatttATACCTCCTTATTACATAGACTGGCCATAAcagcaaataaaaacataacattCATTATGCTCACTGTACTGGCAGCATTACACTGAGGCAAGTGCATCACTGTTTCATGAAGTCATGGTGCAATAACCCGTAATGGTTATGTCAGTGCTACATTGTGAACATGTTGATTAATTGCCTCAATATATGTACAAAACGTGAAAATATCAAAACACCACGAGAAAAAAGCtttttgcataaaaatgtgtgaatgaGGTCCCTTCCAGTACctttaaatataaaatcttCTTTTTCCCATTTCACAAGAAGATGAAGGCCATGCAACAGATTGTTcattatttacaaaaaatatcAAGCCAGATCATGCACATAAGTCCCCATGCCCCCCTTTATCGTCAAGTGTGGTAATCTCCTCCTGCCGCTGTTGTCGGTGGCACTCAGAGAGTACAAAAAGATTAAAAGTGACAGAATCCCCCACTGCACTTTACAGCCAGCGGGAAATGTACTAAAAGGTTGCAGGACGTTGAACCATGTGGCCACTTTTCAAAAAGGGATCATATTGGTAGCCCTCCTCCTCTAGAACCACCCCCCTCTCCCTTTAACATGAATAGATATTAGACAGTATATAGTCTATGGATTCAGAATGACACTGGTGGCATCCTCTTTTTCTCTGTGCTGGAAGGTGGCGTGAGCTTGCTCCAGATCCTCTATCACCACCAACAGCCGTGCAGCAACACTCTGGCCGGGCTTCATTTGCTGAACGTTGCTTTCAGCACCATCtatggtacaaaaaaaaacatttttatgcagCGCAGTTACAGTGCTCATTGGGGTCAGTGTGGGCTACAGTATCTCACCCACActgtaaatggtttgacatgtaTAGTGGAGACGTAAGCGTACCGCTTTAATATTTGtgttcatttaaaaatgtgTGCAAAGCGCTGTGGCTAATTAAGAGAACACCATACAACACGCAGGTCTACAAAAGCAGATGCAGTTTAGTCTCACCTGGGTGAACATCAGAGTTAATCCTCTTTTCCTTATTACTCAGCATTTGATCAGCATCTGGCAGCTCCAGATATTTTTTCCTGCAGCAACAGTCAGAGTGTCATCATATAATACCACTGCTTCTTCACTAGATATTGTTTTGGCTTTTCAATGCAGTGACAGAAAAACAGGATTCACTGAAAAGCCAAGAGGCAGCAACAGCTGATCTGATGATTTCGGTGATGCAAGATCGACCTCTAGTGTTCAGTAAATGAGCTGCACCTAGATTGAAAATCTTGGTGGAGCACCGACCTGAGTTTGTccctgccctggagaagttgctTGTAGATCATCTGAGACTCCACGTCAGGATCCAGTGGGTCACTCCAGTCACCCAGAGTTACAGCTGAGTGGGTTCTGCTGCAACCTGTAACTGAGATTCAGTCTTTTATTGACAGACTTTCTCCAAACATGAACATGGCATGAGGAAACATGACTTGACACAATCAGAAGCCTCGTAATGCTAAGAGTTTTGTGTGATGTCCAGGATGAAGAGCCATGATAGTAATCGACCCAGAAATTCTCATATTAACCCCCAGGGACTATATGTTAGTAAAACAATGACCTTACATAGAAGACTGAAAGAATATGCCTGAAATGTTATCAGGCTAAATGGAGTTGACCAGAGAACATTAGTTCTGTCAGATCTTTTTGTCCACTTATGGAGAGCTTTATTCTTTACAGCTGATCATACTGAATTCATTCACGCTTGAAGTCTGCTAAAAACAATAATCATCAATGAGTCgggtaaaaatgaaaaaagccaACGTTGCTCTGAGATTGAGATCATGTTAATCAATCAACTGACAAATCCTTCCTGCATTTGGTCAACAGATTTTCATATAAGCTCACAAGCCATGCGATGAAAGTTATTACATGAGCAGACGATGTTCTGAGACCTCCCAGAATAATAAGAGGTAATATCGGGAGGATTACCAGCACGGTCAGCCTGAATGCAGCAGGTCCACCTTCCACTGCGATGTGCCCCCGGATGGAAAGACGAGAGCATGCGTTCGTTGTAAATACTGACTTTACGGATCGCAGAGAGCCACTGGTTCAGCTCATTCACATTCtgtttggataaaaaaaaagaataatgcaGAAAAAAGGTGCACAAAGGGAGAACTGTATCAGCTGATTACATTTCTTTCAATGCTTCACTTTATTTGGTCTTAACTTTTCCACAAGAACATAGTAAAATTGTTGATTAAAGAAACAATGCAGTTCATGTTCTTTGTTAGTCACTGGTTGGTGTTGGTATTGGCGGATACTGACGGATACTGACTGGTACCGACTGGTACTGACGCACCTTGCACTGGATGTACATGGTGTGCAGCTGTCCGTCATTATCCTGGGTGATGACCTGCATTACATTTTGCTGCTGAAAGGCATTTTCATCCACCCTCTCCACAGCACACACACAGTGAATAGGGATAGAAGAGCGCACCTGCAACAATTCAGCCACAAACCACATCAATTAACACAAGTATATATGCATATGTTAGTAATGGCGTCTTATCCTTTTTGCTTAaggcacaaggcacagcacggTGTAAATGAATTAAACATGGCATTTGATCAGCGTAAATGCATGAATCAGTTTCTGATACAGAAATACTTTGCACACATTAAGACGACAACGTCACTGCAGCAAAGGCTACTTTTAAGTGTAAATCAGCCTCATCCAACAGGAGCTCGGCTCTCTGAGATTGGAGTGCTCCAATATGGTGGAAAGAGGCCAGGACATTGTCTGCAAACTGATTTGCAATGTTAGCATGAATATCCACAGCCCTCAATTAACCCTTGCCTTTATTCCAGTCAAACAAAGCAGGGGGATGCTCAAAGACAGAGCTTTTTAGTGGGCTTTCTCTGTCTCTTACAGTTTCTGGCAGGTAAATGAGAGGAGATCATTATCACAAGGTTAGGCACCACAGGGTAACAACTCTCATGATGATCTCACAAGAAGATCATGCATGAATGCATTACCCATCCCCAGGTTGCTTTAAAAGGTATCCTCCTTGTATGAGCCATGCTGATAAATGTCTATGAAAGGGTTCACGTAGTGACTTATTGATCACAGAATGGCACATCCAATtctaaaaatgaattatttccTTTCACATGGCTTTATTTGGCAGatggataataataattactacTTAAGGTATTTGATCCAAGCATCAAAGTAAgacactgagaaaaaaaacaaagtatgATACAGTGGCTGGTTGCCAAAATGGCTAGTAAAAGACATATGGTGGTggataggaatgggcgatattttaccgttcacgataaaccgtcaaaaaaattccccacagtaagaatttgtcatctcgcggtaaaaacgataaattcctgttgatgacgtttttgtgtaaagctgatggaaggaaggaaggaaggaaggaaggaaggaaggaaggaaggaaggaaggaaggaaggaaggaaggaaggaaggaaggaaggaaggaaggaaggaaggaaggaaggaagatgagcctgaaagaaagaaagaaagaaagaaagaaagaaagaaagaaagaaagaaagaaagaaagaaagaaagaaagaacgaaagaaagaaagaaagaaagaaagaaatgagccagaaagaaagaaagaaagaaatgagccagaaagaaagaaagaaagaaagaaagaaagaaagaaatgagccagaaagaaagaaagaaagaaagaaatgagccagaaagaaagaaagaaagaaagaaagaaagaaagaaagaaagaaagaaagaaagaaagaaagaaatgagccagaaagaaatgagccagaaagaaagaaagaaagaaagaaagaaagaaagaaaaagaaagaaatgagccagaaagaaagaaagaaagaaagaaagacagaaaaaaagaaatgagccagaaagaaagaaagaaagaaagacagaaaaaaagaaatgagccagaaagaaatgagccagaaagaaagaaagaaagaaagaaagaaagaaagaaagaaaaagaaagaaatgagccagaaagaaagaaagaaagaaatgagccagaaagaaagaaagaaagaaagacagaaagaaagaaatgagccagaaagaaagaaagaaagaaagaaagaaagaaagacagaaagaaagaaatgagccagaaagaaagaaagaaagaaagaaagaaagaaagaaagaaagaaagaaagaaatgagcctgaaagaaagaaagaaagaaagaaagaaagaaagaaagaaagaaagaaagaaagaaagaaagaaagaaagaaagaaagaaagaaagaaagaaagaaagaaagaaagaaagaaagatatggttacaaaggtggagttgaattggtattttttttatcgtcatttttatcgttatcgggataaatgccagaaattatcatgataaatgttttagtccataccgcccatccctagtggtgGAGAATAAAACTAGCTCAGTACCAACCTGCCAGTCAGAGGTCTTGGCATAGGATAACGTCTCACTAGTCAACCAGAAGTAGCGTTTCTTAAAGGCAAAGCGGGAGAGCAGTTGTGGTCCCTCTGCCTTGTGTTTGTGCAGATACCCCTCCTTAACTGTGACTGACGGCATGAACACAACCCTCTGAGGCACCTCAGACACTACAGGGAGAAGGGGAAAACATATGTAAAGAAAGTTTACTTCCAAAGCAACGCAACATTCATCAAAACAAACACAAGGTGGTGCTATGCCAATAAAGAAATAGTATATGTTTAATTGTTTCAAGTTAGtatgtgtgtttattttcaagAATCTGTTACTGGTGGCCACGAATCTCCTTCCATCACAACAAGAActgcttcaaaaagaaataaCGTGTGTCCAAATCCCCCCAGCAAATCCACCTGAAGAGCACTAAATGTCAAAGTGGCCTTTAAGAGAAAACAGCAGGTGTGATGTGAGGAACGACACTGAAACATGATATGCGAGACAGGGAACACATTTCACAAAAACAGCTTAATTGACACATGATGGTTAGGAAGCAGCCAAGACATGCTGGGTAACCAGCGTGGCATGTACAAGTGAGTACAGCTTCTCGCTTCAACTCCCTGCCATCTAATTAACAAGGTCATCTCTTTTCTAGACTTCCAGCTAGTTATGAATATTTCACCACAGAGCAACAGTATTGTTTTACTTAATCCTGATACTGTATCAGCATGGGGTTTgatctgcagctctttaaactttaTGATCTCTTGAATTTTGATTACAAGTTTAGTGATGTGTTATTGGCATACCAATATCATGATCTATGTCGATCAATTTGTCCAAGAAGTCTTTGACGGAGGCCACACTGCGAAGGATGATGGGATGAAGAGGCGCCATCCACTGCTCTTTTCCGTGGCCCAGCTGAAGCCCCAAGTTGCCGACACTTTGCAGTGCCTGGCAACCACAAAGCCACATTATTGGTGAAGACACACTTCATAACATCAAATCTCTACTCACTGACAGCAAATCTCAAAGTCAAAGATCAAATGGGTCCCTAAGGCCAGGCACGCTGTGAGGCCTTTTGTCCGGCCCACACCTGGCCTAGGACGAGTGGGAAGTCTTTCTCTACACCCCTCTCTGATGATCAGCTTTGAACCGCAGGCTGGTCGCATAAACACACAGAGGTAAAAATAGCCCCTTCTGTTTTTCTATAAAGGGCCCATGGCAACAGCacttcagcaccatggacagcaaccACAGAAGCCACATGTGGGAGAGGATTGCAATTTCGTTCACTTTTGACATGTGACTATGTGAGCCCTACTTTTAATCACATCAAGCGTGTTTATTTTAGTTATACTAAGTGGTCACCATCAATCAAAGGGGTGGTTACGCACTATTATTGTCTGCTAGATGCATTTCTTATCAGTTACACAGTCTGTTGCAATTTCATCTCTTTTCAGAGCCTAATGTGATGGTGTTAGTTGAGGTTTTATGGTAAACTATGCCCTCAAAGACAACTAGATCATCATTACGCACCAAAGCCTACTGCTTGTACACAACCATCGTATGCTGTACAGTATGcctcatttatttgtttttgtgcatGCGGCATAAATCTCTTCACAGATTAACAGCAGACAGCACACCATCTCACATCCAGTACACCCACCACTTTACGCTTTTACGGTCATTTCCTTACTTAAGTGTGATGTTTGGACATGAAgaagtctgtctgtctgtctatctgtgtgtctgtgtcataAGTCATACCTTGGCCAGTAGTAAAAGCGTTCTGCTTGTTCGTGTGTCAGCATGCTGGTCTCTAAGATGGAACAGTTTAGGTGTAAGGATAGCAGGAGCAAAAAAACgcaggaagaaaaatccactgATGGCCAGGTACTTCACATCCTGGTTCAGGATATTTAGAGAAACACAGAAAGTTTCCCCTCAAGATATAATTTCATATCAAAAGACATGCAAAATAGTAAAAACTGCTTTTGAAATTGTGCTTTTTATGCAGCTTTTTTCTTTGAGTGTCTGGACTAACCTCATTCTCGGGCTCTGTAAACTGCTCCTCTACTCTCTTGTGCAGCTGTTTGAAGGCCACCCTCATGACAGGAGGACACTGATCAACGGAGCTCACGATTGATTCAGTGATGCTGGTTAAATAGGTCTGCAGCATCTCCACACTGCTGTCCCGCACCTCTGCCTCAGACACCGCACCCTTAAAGGAAATACGTCTTCAAAGACATAGAAAGATTAAGTAAACTTCTTATTCCTATCTCACAGGAGTGCACACAATGCAAATGcatgtcgttttttttttatatagattTGGCTATATATGTAAAGACCAGCTTCAATTTTAGTATATTATACTAATCAGCTATAATCTACTGTATAACAAGTAATAACCTCCTTGTCCCAGATTGTTTCATTATATGTGATAGGCTGCTATTTCGGAGGTTGGACAGACAAATTGAGGGCAGCACTGAAAATGTCCAGCATTAGATACTGACAAGGAGACTTTGGAGGTGACAAATAAAATGAGGATGGGCAGATCCATTGCAGACGCAGGGGGTGTTAGCTCCTGGGTCTCCCTTCATGTCAGTGATACACATCTCAGAGAGCTCATGACAGTTGCCAAGCAACAActctcccccctttttttttttttttcattttcacacacTGATATCTTTCTCACATGGGTGAAGTATAAAGAAGTATGCTGCGTCTTACATTAGTTTTCATCCACTATAAACTGCAAGGTTTTGAAATGATCCTGACATATTTTTAGGTTGGACAGTATTTCTGCTCCGGTATTGTGATCTTGGACAGAGTTTTAGGATAGTTTTACCTTGTGCGGTTCAGGTCAATCTTACATGGGTCCAGCTCAATGTATTTCCTTTCATCAAAGATGCGATTGATGATGGGTTTCAACACTTCATGCAGATACAGCATGCCAACAGCCTAACATTAAAAACAGTACCATATGTTGAAGGCATATCATTTGGATCTGCACTACAGGTACTGCTTATGAAATATGCAAATATACATAATACAGAGAGATTACAGAATATTAAGGAAGATGAAGCAGGGGATCTTTATACATCTAACGATAGGGACTCAAAAATAGCAAACATTGGCAAAATATTTGGGGGATAATTAACAGACAAGTCATGGTATCTCACTAGATGGAAAAATAATTAACTTTCATATCCACCAAGTTAAAACAACAGATACCTTAACTCACCTTCATGAATTGCTCCATGGCCTTCGAAGCAAGTGAGTTGGAGCGAAATAAAGTGTTTGGATCAGCTATGaggaaaataaatggaaaagaaaatggaaaagaaaatttaaaataCATGGAAATACAATATACTTATTCAGCAGTTCTCAACCTTTGCTTTTCAAGTCAGGACCTCACCAAAGCAGCTGTTGACCGAGACCCAGCAACTCCAAGTGGGAAAACTACCTGCACATCTTCACACTCATAAACTCACTGAATAAGACTGATTCTGATGCCAATTGTACCACTAGTATCAATGCTGTAATTTAAAAGCCACTGCCTTGTCTCACTGCTTTCCTGTCTACATTCTTGTGGCATGATTACAGTGACATAGCGAAATTATTTTTAGAGACAAATCGGTACCAAAGAAACTATGATTCACTATGATTGTTCAGTCGTCTCCCCATGGTTTCAAATAGTAAAAATGAATAGGGTTATGAAGCCCACCGTACTCCATGGCTTATTTCCTGTCATTTCTTTGCTGATGTACGATATCCCACTCATTTATTGATCTAAGAACAGCAACAGGGGAAGAGGCCCTAACACTGCATTAATAGCTCATAATCAATCTAATCTGCATTCGCCAAAAGCTTCGTTATGCACATAATTATGCTCGATGAAGACTGACCTCTGAGACTGAAACATGAGTGCTGAAAGCTACTAATACATCCTATGGAGCCTGTTTCTCATCCCACCTTCAGttaaggcttttattttatttcatttcgccCTTTTATAGGTTTCTCACATGTTTTGGTTCATCACTTTTTTTGATGGATTTATGGAAAGACTTATATATAAACCACGAGAAGCATGTCACGCAACTGAAAGCAGCCTGACCTTGCTGTAACGTCGATATAAATCTTTCGGAGTGATAAATGTAAAACAAGCATGGTGACAAGTGAAATACATGCACCTACAGGGGAAGACAGGGCTTCAATTTCTGCACAGTGGGTGTCAACTGCATTTTCTTCGCCGAGCGCAACTTTAATGTCTCGTTGATGGCAGCATCTATTCCTGATCAAGCAGTTACCGTTTGGCTCATGTGGAGTTGCTATGGAAACTTGGACACTATGCTTATTATCTCAAACTACAGCAAAAGAGCCCAAAGACTGAGCACAACTCAGTGTGAATTATCTCGGGAACATGGTGCGGAGGCAAAAACATGAGTAATCCAGACCTTGGAAAAGCCATGAGAGGACTTTTGGGGTCGATAAATAATTGGCATCAGAGTCGCAAATGTAATGTTGGTGGGATTTTACTTCCCACACAGAGACCTTACTGCAGCACTCAGAGACCTTAATGTCAGTTCAGAGTTAAATAGAAACAACTCTCCAAGGGTTTCAGGAGAATGGAGCAACAACAATAAACTGGCACGCTCCAAACTCTGACTAATACTGACTAATAGAGATAAACTTTGATCGTAAGCACGCTGTGCCTTAAGCAATCACAATTATACGTAGTTACATGTAATATAATTAGATATATTGCATGTAAAATAATTGGAGCTTGAATATGTACGCATATAGCCTTATGTAATACTGGATTTGTGAAATTCAAGAGCATTAAAATTAGCTTAATTTACACGTTAAAACAtgtgtttatacattttcttaaaaactttACACAGgctcagacagacagacagacagacagacagacacagattTTTTGAAGCTCTTTTTGCTTCACATTTACTGGTGTGGTTGACCTCCCGGGTGTTCAGATAATCAAGGAATGGAACCACCAGGCCTTGTCCCAGGTAGATCTTCACCAGAGTCATCGCGACATCCTGTCTGCTCTCGACTGTAGTCACCTCCTCCAACATGGTCAGGGAGCTGCTGTCCTCCACCTGTTAAGAGGAGAGATCACGTCACGTGCTAAGAATCTGATGTCTTTTGAAAATTAGGTGGAGGAGACGGAACGCATCGTGCAGTCAATTGACGTGATGACTGTGAACGGATATCCGTAACGAGGACAAGCTTCGATGCTGACCTCTGCGGGGGAGATTACCGACTCAACCAGAAGGTCGACGAGTGGCTGATAGTACATAGACGGCAGGATCCGATCCTCCACCAGGCGCACCTTCAGACGCAGCGCTCCCAGCTTGCCACTGCAAGCAAAAGACAACATCACAGAAACCCAGGGTTTGAGGTTTTCTAAACAGCTTTATCTTGATATGATATAAGTCATTTTCAAAGATAGCTTGGAAAAGGTTGAAGTAATATGAGAGCATGAATTTTCTGGTTTGATTAGACATGTATGACTATATAATGCTTTTAAATTAGCTGAAAATAGTACTTGTTTCATATCAAAGCTAATACACGTAACTTTAATTTGTGATCATTGTTATGTAATTAGgaaatttttctttgttttctttttgtttttacagttcTTCTCTGCAGCTTTTTCTAAGAGGTGAGTCATTTCCAAATACGCCTCTGAAACTCACTTTACTGTGACACAATCTGTTCGCAGTTCACCCAGGCCTCTTTGTTCTAAAATTATCTCAAGAAACAGATGCTGTCAGAGACTTGGCACAACACCTGTGAATGTTAATTTTGCACGCATGAAGGAGTGCAAAGGAGAACAGCTACCTCTCCTTGGATAcgtctaaaaaaaaattatcacagTCATTTCTCCAACCCTTTTCTTTAAGGTTTCCAGAAGCTGATAGTTTCTGAGATATACAGAGACACAAAGTGTCCACataacatcaaaaacatgcacagcCATAATCCTCACCCAGCATCAACCTCGTTGTTTCCCAAGGGCAGCAAACGAAACCAGCTCTCTAACATAGGTGTCTTGTGCAAGCAGACGAAAGGGACTTCCACCTgtggaaagaaagaataaacaaGAATGCAATAAGAGACAAGAACAAAAACCTACATCTGTTTTCAGACCGTTTTAAACCAGTCATGATGTGATATTAACAAAATGCCAACCTTTCCCAGAAAGTCATTCTTGCCCACCATATCCCAGTCCCAAACCTCCACAATAACCGTGCCCTCCTCCTCATTGATCGCCTCGGCATCCAGCTCCAGCTCTAATGTCTCTCCCCAGTGAGGGAAACGGGTCTTCTTAATGATCTACAACCCAGAATTAAGAAATAtttaatacaataaaataccaACACACGGCTCTAGACTTCTACacttcattttaaatcagatgtCACTAttgtaaatcaaataaaaaaagtaaggaAAGGCAACCAGACTGTCAAAGAAGCATCTTTTACAAGAGAGGAAGGTATAATTTAGTGACAAAACCTGTACATGCTGTATATGCACATTTGTGGCACTCACCGATGTCTCTGCACTGTGGTTGTTGAAAATAACTCTCGCAAAGGGATCAGAGGTTCCAGAAATATCTCTTGGAGCCAAGTCTCTGTGGGTACCACCAAACCAAGAGACAAGCGAATTGATCAATGGATGAAAATGCTAAACAAACTCCAATTGTCTGCTCCGTAAATCAAATTAGCCGCCATGGTTTCGCAAGGGAAACGAAGCAAATCGCTGCTTCTTGGTGTTATTTGTTTAAACATAATTCACAGCCATCTGAGCTTGTTGGAATAACGCAGTGTCAAGTCCTGATTGACAAGCTCATTAGTGCCCTGGCTGAGGCTCTAGACCGTACCCTGGGACACACAGATGGGACAGTGACCGGTGTGATGTTGGCAGTATGACTCAGAGGAGAGTGTGGAAGCCTGCAGGGCAATGGTGATAAGATTTCAGCTTGGAAACTGTTGCTAGAGCAAGGACCTCAGCTACAGAAACTGATAATATGACAACAACATAGACATGTTAATCTACACATCTACACCTCTCACCACAAGCTTGCTACTGATATATTTGAGCCATTGCTGTGCTGTACTCTCTCCAAATAAGCTCTCCCCAAACTTCCACACCATAATTCACCTTACCTGGCTTCAATGATGTGGCAACGAAGGCTGAGCTTCTTTGTGCCTTTCAGAAGCTGCAGACTAAGATGAATCTCTCCTTGGACTTCTTCATCAGGGTCGACCCTCGTCAGGTTCACCCAGCTATCGAGCCCTGAGCAGAAAACAGAGATAATGTTCTCCAAAGCAGTACCCTTGTAACCATGAGGTAATAGTATTTTCTAAAGAGGCTCATTTGTGTCAAAAGAATTCATTTGGACAGAAATCATTTCAGGATGAAATTCAAAATAATGTTACTCTAAAACAGGCAATGAGAGGTGAACAATGAAACATGTTTATCTCCAACAAAGAAATATagtctaatttatttattaaaaatggatGGCCCCTCCATGAAccaccaccttactgtggtggaggggtttgtgttgcccgagtgatcctaggatctatgt
This genomic interval carries:
- the LOC133450995 gene encoding rasGAP-activating-like protein 1 isoform X1 — its product is MSLVKMAKNTSLYFRIVEGRNLPAKDVSGTSDPYCIVKVDNEVVARTATVWKNLNPFWGEEYTLHLPMGFHSLSFHVMDEDTIGHDDVIGKITLSKEVIGSQAKGLDSWVNLTRVDPDEEVQGEIHLSLQLLKGTKKLSLRCHIIEARDLAPRDISGTSDPFARVIFNNHSAETSIIKKTRFPHWGETLELELDAEAINEEEGTVIVEVWDWDMVGKNDFLGKVEVPFVCLHKTPMLESWFRLLPLGNNEVDAGGKLGALRLKVRLVEDRILPSMYYQPLVDLLVESVISPAEVEDSSSLTMLEEVTTVESRQDVAMTLVKIYLGQGLVVPFLDYLNTREVNHTTDPNTLFRSNSLASKAMEQFMKAVGMLYLHEVLKPIINRIFDERKYIELDPCKIDLNRTRRISFKGAVSEAEVRDSSVEMLQTYLTSITESIVSSVDQCPPVMRVAFKQLHKRVEEQFTEPENEDVKYLAISGFFFLRFFAPAILTPKLFHLRDQHADTRTSRTLLLLAKALQSVGNLGLQLGHGKEQWMAPLHPIILRSVASVKDFLDKLIDIDHDIVSEVPQRVVFMPSVTVKEGYLHKHKAEGPQLLSRFAFKKRYFWLTSETLSYAKTSDWQVRSSIPIHCVCAVERVDENAFQQQNVMQVITQDNDGQLHTMYIQCKNVNELNQWLSAIRKVSIYNERMLSSFHPGAHRSGRWTCCIQADRAVTGCSRTHSAVTLGDWSDPLDPDVESQMIYKQLLQGRDKLRKKYLELPDADQMLSNKEKRINSDVHPDGAESNVQQMKPGQSVAARLLVVIEDLEQAHATFQHREKEDATSVILNP
- the LOC133450995 gene encoding rasGAP-activating-like protein 1 isoform X2 produces the protein MSLVKMAKNTSLYFRIVEGRNLPAKDVSGTSDPYCIVKVDNEVVARTATVWKNLNPFWGEEYTLHLPMGFHSLSFHVMDEDTIGHDDVIGKITLSKEVIGSQAKGLDSWVNLTRVDPDEEVQGEIHLSLQLLKGTKKLSLRCHIIEARDLAPRDISGTSDPFARVIFNNHSAETSIIKKTRFPHWGETLELELDAEAINEEEGTVIVEVWDWDMVGKNDFLGKVEVPFVCLHKTPMLESWFRLLPLGNNEVDAGGKLGALRLKVRLVEDRILPSMYYQPLVDLLVESVEDSSSLTMLEEVTTVESRQDVAMTLVKIYLGQGLVVPFLDYLNTREVNHTTDPNTLFRSNSLASKAMEQFMKAVGMLYLHEVLKPIINRIFDERKYIELDPCKIDLNRTRRISFKGAVSEAEVRDSSVEMLQTYLTSITESIVSSVDQCPPVMRVAFKQLHKRVEEQFTEPENEDVKYLAISGFFFLRFFAPAILTPKLFHLRDQHADTRTSRTLLLLAKALQSVGNLGLQLGHGKEQWMAPLHPIILRSVASVKDFLDKLIDIDHDIVSEVPQRVVFMPSVTVKEGYLHKHKAEGPQLLSRFAFKKRYFWLTSETLSYAKTSDWQVRSSIPIHCVCAVERVDENAFQQQNVMQVITQDNDGQLHTMYIQCKNVNELNQWLSAIRKVSIYNERMLSSFHPGAHRSGRWTCCIQADRAVTGCSRTHSAVTLGDWSDPLDPDVESQMIYKQLLQGRDKLRKKYLELPDADQMLSNKEKRINSDVHPDGAESNVQQMKPGQSVAARLLVVIEDLEQAHATFQHREKEDATSVILNP